Proteins encoded together in one Bacteroidales bacterium window:
- the ftsZ gene encoding cell division protein FtsZ, whose amino-acid sequence MTEMIQFDLPKNKSSIIKVIGVGGGGSNAVNHMFKQGIEGVDFIVCNTDSQALEISPIPVKVQIGASLTEGRGAGSIPAVGKNAAIENIDQIKSMLDTNTKMLFITAGMGGGTGTGAAPVIAATAKEMGILTVAIVTIPFSFEGRKRKLQAEEGIKELRKNVDTLLVICNDKLRELYGNQRLSEAFGKADNILTNAAKGIAEIITVPGYINVDFEDVKTVMKNSGVAIMGSGFAEGENRALEAVEMALSSPLLNDNQIKGASNILLYIASGKAEITMDEVSEITEYIQRESGSTAEIIWGNGVDESLDNMIGVTLIATGFNSTETFDYIPAKQPVRNVVSLEEEIKTEKEEKNNPVTEKEDVDIFDIKLTTKNVEKVEEIKIINESKQVEITNEFTLFENTKQAADDEPDIQLQPNALNEPIILVKTEEPAFENKVEPVQEPVAEKENVPLHTQERIKKLKELSMKIKTQQGVSELEKEPAYVRRNVVLSNVIPSSESHISKFTLSEGEDKKVELRQNNSFLHDNVD is encoded by the coding sequence ATGACCGAAATGATACAATTCGACCTTCCAAAAAATAAATCATCAATCATAAAAGTGATTGGTGTAGGCGGTGGCGGCAGCAATGCTGTAAACCATATGTTCAAACAGGGCATTGAAGGTGTTGATTTTATTGTATGCAACACCGACTCCCAGGCTCTTGAAATTAGTCCTATACCTGTTAAAGTTCAGATAGGAGCGAGTCTTACTGAAGGAAGGGGAGCGGGTTCTATTCCTGCTGTCGGGAAAAATGCGGCCATAGAAAATATTGACCAGATTAAAAGTATGCTGGATACGAATACCAAAATGCTTTTTATTACTGCAGGTATGGGGGGCGGAACAGGTACGGGAGCAGCTCCTGTAATTGCTGCTACTGCTAAAGAAATGGGAATACTTACTGTTGCAATTGTTACCATTCCATTTTCTTTTGAAGGAAGAAAAAGAAAATTGCAGGCAGAAGAAGGTATTAAAGAACTTCGGAAAAATGTAGATACACTGCTTGTAATATGCAATGATAAATTACGCGAACTATACGGAAACCAGCGTTTGTCCGAAGCATTCGGAAAAGCGGATAACATTCTTACCAATGCAGCAAAAGGTATTGCTGAAATAATCACTGTTCCCGGTTACATCAATGTTGATTTTGAAGATGTGAAGACTGTAATGAAAAACAGTGGTGTTGCTATAATGGGTTCGGGATTTGCTGAAGGTGAAAACCGCGCTCTCGAAGCTGTTGAAATGGCTTTATCTTCACCATTACTGAACGATAACCAGATTAAAGGTGCAAGCAACATTTTGTTGTATATCGCTTCAGGTAAGGCTGAGATTACCATGGATGAAGTTTCTGAAATCACTGAATACATCCAGCGTGAATCAGGTTCAACAGCTGAGATCATTTGGGGTAATGGCGTTGACGAATCATTAGACAACATGATAGGTGTTACTCTTATTGCTACAGGTTTCAATTCAACAGAAACATTTGATTACATCCCGGCAAAGCAACCTGTACGTAATGTTGTTTCCCTTGAAGAAGAAATTAAAACAGAGAAGGAAGAAAAAAATAATCCTGTTACCGAAAAAGAAGACGTTGATATTTTTGATATCAAACTAACAACAAAAAATGTTGAGAAGGTTGAAGAAATAAAAATTATCAATGAATCAAAACAGGTTGAAATCACTAATGAATTCACTCTATTTGAAAACACAAAACAAGCAGCTGATGATGAACCGGATATTCAACTTCAGCCTAATGCTTTGAACGAGCCGATAATACTGGTTAAAACAGAAGAACCGGCTTTTGAGAATAAAGTTGAACCGGTACAGGAACCTGTTGCTGAAAAAGAAAATGTTCCGCTTCATACACAGGAAAGAATAAAAAAACTTAAAGAGCTCAGCATGAAAATTAAAACACAGCAAGGTGTTTCTGAACTCGAAAAAGAACCGGCATACGTGAGAAGAAATGTAGTGTTATCGAATGTTATTCCTTCTAGCGAATCACATATTTCAAAATTCACACTTTCAGAAGGTGAAGATAAAAAAGTGGAACTCCGGCAGAATAATAGTTTTCTTCACGATAACGTTGATTAA
- the ftsA gene encoding cell division protein FtsA: MESEIIVGLDIGTTKIAAIVGRRNEFGKIEILGIGKSESIGVTRGMVANIEKTVHSIRAAIEEAEQKSGVNIRVVNVGIAGQHIKSIQHRGNIMRNSLEDEISQQDIDVLVENMYKLVMQPGEEIIHVIPQEYIVDKEPGIKDPIGMSGICLEANFHIITGQVAAAKNIHKCVSKAGLEVAELILEPLASSDAVLSEDEKEAGVVLVDIGGGTTDIAIFQDGIIRHTAVIPFGGNVVTEDIKEGCTIIRSQAEALKIKFGSALASENKEEEIVSIPGLRGRDPKEISLRNLASIIQARMEEIIEHIYYEIKNSGYEKKLIAGIVLTGGGAQLKHVAQLTEFITGMDTRIGYPNEHLAKSVSEDIASPMFATGVGLVIKGFERLEKMESKVPRENKGNAKEKTKVQTHSKKTKGGFFDKIFAKGKEFFEDGGTN, encoded by the coding sequence ATGGAATCAGAAATTATTGTAGGATTAGACATTGGTACTACCAAGATTGCTGCAATCGTTGGAAGAAGAAACGAATTCGGTAAAATTGAAATTCTGGGAATTGGGAAATCAGAATCGATTGGAGTTACACGTGGTATGGTTGCCAATATTGAAAAAACAGTTCATTCTATTCGTGCTGCTATTGAAGAAGCGGAACAAAAATCAGGTGTGAATATAAGGGTGGTGAACGTGGGAATTGCAGGTCAGCATATAAAAAGTATTCAGCATCGTGGAAACATTATGCGCAATAGTCTTGAAGATGAAATCAGCCAGCAGGATATTGATGTGTTGGTTGAAAATATGTATAAGCTGGTGATGCAGCCCGGCGAAGAAATCATTCATGTTATTCCGCAGGAATATATCGTTGACAAAGAACCGGGAATTAAAGATCCTATAGGTATGTCGGGCATTTGCCTTGAAGCGAATTTTCATATTATCACCGGACAAGTTGCCGCAGCAAAAAATATTCATAAGTGTGTAAGCAAAGCAGGACTTGAAGTTGCCGAACTTATTCTTGAACCGCTTGCTTCATCTGATGCCGTGCTGAGCGAAGACGAAAAAGAAGCCGGGGTTGTTTTAGTTGATATTGGCGGGGGTACAACAGACATCGCTATTTTCCAGGATGGAATCATTCGTCATACTGCCGTAATTCCTTTTGGTGGAAATGTTGTTACCGAAGACATTAAAGAAGGATGCACTATTATTCGCAGCCAGGCTGAAGCATTGAAAATAAAATTCGGTTCAGCATTGGCAAGTGAAAATAAGGAAGAAGAAATTGTTTCCATTCCCGGATTAAGAGGACGCGACCCGAAAGAGATCTCGCTGAGAAACCTTGCCAGTATTATACAGGCAAGAATGGAAGAGATCATTGAACATATCTATTATGAAATAAAAAATTCCGGTTACGAGAAAAAACTCATTGCAGGAATTGTACTTACCGGTGGTGGTGCTCAGTTAAAACATGTGGCACAGCTTACTGAATTTATTACCGGCATGGATACACGTATCGGATACCCAAATGAACACCTGGCAAAAAGTGTTTCCGAAGATATTGCAAGTCCTATGTTTGCAACAGGTGTTGGCTTGGTGATAAAAGGATTTGAACGACTCGAAAAAATGGAAAGTAAGGTACCCAGGGAAAATAAAGGGAATGCGAAAGAAAAAACAAAAGTCCAGACACATTCTAAAAAAACCAAAGGCGGATTCTTTGATAAAATTTTTGCAAAGGGTAAAGAATTTTTTGAAGACGGTGGAACAAATTAA